A region from the Onychomys torridus chromosome 22, mOncTor1.1, whole genome shotgun sequence genome encodes:
- the Rnf6 gene encoding LOW QUALITY PROTEIN: E3 ubiquitin-protein ligase RNF6 (The sequence of the model RefSeq protein was modified relative to this genomic sequence to represent the inferred CDS: deleted 1 base in 1 codon), whose protein sequence is MNPSRPRSSGSGEENERGWQQERLHREEAYYQFMNELSDEDYRLMRDHNLLGTPGDITSEELQQRLARAKEELASQLGSRSGSSDGDSENLREHSDEDSLLRWLNTFRRTGNVTRSGHNGNQSWRAVSRTNPNSGEFGFSLEIHINPDNRGSGAHGEDYTDISVSGVSRDPRQQRSSSPVAMRTRSQTSRSSSGADSSVPGGRRGARGQGPMQGLFSARGRVRNRIGGALGVPRVSGHRTVINTHTNQSDGSNLRQRERQRFGAAHIWENGARSNVTVRNTNQRLEPIRLRPAFSSRSRSPIQTQNGTVYPNSQRQSRPLQQTGRNRSVRHRGVTQVFLEQDRARRGTVYTPLSNSRLVSRITVEEGETTRSSAATQRHPAITLDLQVRRIRPGETRDRDSIANRTRSRAGLAGSTVESNSGGFHRTISHLERSGVRTYVSTITVPLRRISENEVVEPSSVALRSILRQIMTGFGELSSLMEVEPESENQGNGQRLPELYLELNNVDVANNSGQQGGGSSQARQAQEDSAEMLDVSEPSLPQARNDGSRNSRRLRRADSVVETGTLPILRLAHFFLLNEGDEDPIRGLTKEQIDNLSTRSYEQNGVDSELGKVCSVCISDYVAGNKLRQLPCQHEFHIHCIDRWLSENCTCPVCRRPVLELGAANTG, encoded by the exons ATGAATCCATCCAGACCTAGATCAAGTGGTAGTggagaagaaaatgagagaggaTGGCAGCAAGAGCGGCTCCACAGAGAAGAAGCCTATTACCAGTTTATGAATGAGCTCAGCGATGAAGATTATCGGCTAATGAGAGACCATAACCTTTTAGGCACCCCTG GAGACATAACGTCAGAGGAGCTACAGCAGCGCTTAGCTAGAGCAAAGGAAGAGCTGGCATCCCAGCTTGGCTCGAGGAGTGGGTCAAGTGATGGAG ATTCAGAAAACCTTAGAGAACATTCAGATGAGGATTCTCTGCTACGATGGCTGAATACTTTTCGGCGCACTGGAAATGTGACTCGAAGTGGACATAATGGGAACCAAAGTTGGAGAGCTGTGAGCCGAACAAACCCAAACAGTGGAGAGTTTGGGTTCAGCCTGGAAATCCACATAAATCCTGACAACAGAGGCTCTGGAGCTCATGGAGAGGATTATACAGACATTTCTGTGTCAGGTGTTAGCAGAGATCCTAGGCAGCAAAGATCATCTAGTCCTGTGGCTATGCGAACGAGAAGCCAAACCTCCAGGAGTTCCAGTGGTGCTGACTCCAGTGTTCCAGGGGGTAGGCGTGGTGCAAGGGGGCAGGGTCCAATGCAAGGATTGTTTTCAGCACGGGGAAGGGTAAGAAATAGAATTGGAGGAGCACTTGGTGTTCCTAGAGTTAGTGGCCATCGCACTGTTATCAACACTCACACAAACCAGTCCGATGGCAGTAATCTCAGGCAAAGGGAACGGCAGCGGTTTGGAGCAGCACATATTTGGGAAAACGGGGCTAGAAGTAATGTTACAGTGAGAAACACAAACCAAAGATTAGAGCCAATAAGATTACGTCCTGCTTTCAGTAGTCGAAGCCGGTCCCCAATTCAGACACAGAATGGTACTGTATATCCTAATTCCCAAAGGCAGAGTAGACCACTACAGCAAACTGGCAGGAACAGATCTGTTAGGCATAGAGGTGTAACTCAAGTCTTTCTAGAACAAGATAGAGCACGCAGAGGTACTGTTTATACGCCACTGTCCAACTCAAGACTTGTGTCAAGAATAACAGTAGAAGAAGGAGAAACCACCAGGTCCTCAGCTGCCACACAGCGCCATCCAGCAATCACACTAGACCTGCAAGTCAGGAGGATTCGTCCTGGAGAAACTAGAGATAGGGATAGCATCGCAAATAGAACCCGATCgagggcagggctggcaggaagtaCAGTTGAAAGCAACAGCGGGGGCTttcacagaaccatctctcatTTAGAGCGGTCAGGTGTCCGAACCTACGTGAGTACCATAACTGTTCCTCTTCGGAGGATTTCTGAGAATGAGGTGGTTGAGCCATCCTCTGTGGCTCTTCGGTCAATTTTAAGGCAGATCATGACTGGGTTTGGAGAGCTGAGTTCTCTAATGGAAGTGGAGCCTGAGTCAGAGAATCAAGGAAATGGTCAGCGTTTACCAGAGCTGTACCTAGAACTGAATAACGTAGATGTGGCTAACAACAGCGGTCAGCAGGGTGGAGGGTCCTCACAAGCCAGGCAGGCCCAAGAAGACAGTGCTGAAATGCTAGATGTAAGTGAGCCCAGCCTGCCACAG GCCCGCAACGATGGCAGTAGAAATAGCAGGCGGTTACGAAGGGCAGACAGTGTAGTCGAGACTGGAACATTACCCATTCTGCGCCTTGCTCATTTCTTCTTGCTGAATGAAGGTGATGAGGATCCAATTCGTGGTTTAACCAAAGAGCAGATTGACAATCTTTCTACCAGGAGCTATGAACAAAATGGGGTTGACAGTGAGTTAGGTAAAGTCTGTAGCGTGTGCATCAGTGACTATGTGGCTGGGAACAAGCTCCGGCAGCTGCCGTGTCAGCATGAGTTTCACATTCACTGTATTGATCGCTGGTTGTCAGAGAACTGCACCTGTCCTGTCTGCCGGCGGCCTGTTCTAGAATTGGGGGCCGCAAACACTGGGTGA